A window of the Streptomyces sp. NBC_00454 genome harbors these coding sequences:
- a CDS encoding sulfatase-like hydrolase/transferase: MPSRRHFLAGSAAAAVGLAALPQLAPLAAASADGTGVLPHLVVILADDLGYGELGAYGQKLITTPRIDQLAAEGLRFTDAYSAAAVCAPSRAALLTGLHTGHAAVRANPSSGGQGSLGAGDTTFAEVLRARGYRTGLFGKWGFGPELGDQPSHPGARGFEEFYGYIDHTHAHEYYPAYLWHNGAKETVPTGTFAPAVIADRALDFIDTHAAGPDPFLLFLAPNLPHAPSDIPDVGPYASQSWTQANKAHAAQVSLVDQQVGAVVDRLRARGIADRTVVLIASDNGPHEEGGVNPDLFDANGPLRGYKRNLYEGGVRIPLIAWAPGRIAAGTTSARPTPLYDVLPTLAELAGAPAPSDIDGLSAAPVLNGSAALAPLHGHLYWYRDEQGVTSRANTQDGGRATRIAEAIRKDQWKAVRFAPARDRTAADSQWAFELYNLTTDLGEQHDVAAKNPSVVASLTALLRASWSDTYPRRAWGLTAVTDATALTVTTRLSNGTSRPWPDARVALRVPAGWTATPAGPAATDSLAPGAELATIWNLTAPPSAAETLFTADSTTSDFRFTAATRFVPLPAPPTRDSYLSDLPWVSAANGWGPVELDRSNGKKPAGDGTPISFGGTTYAKGLGVHAPSEIVYHLGGRADRFTALVGIDDFSTKQSSAGATRAIVRGDGRTLFTSPTLKGATGPVPVDIDVRGIRLLHLVVEDANANSSFDHTSWASARVTVI, from the coding sequence ATGCCCAGCCGCCGCCATTTCCTCGCCGGATCGGCGGCGGCCGCCGTCGGCCTCGCGGCCCTTCCCCAACTGGCCCCGCTCGCGGCGGCGTCCGCCGACGGGACCGGGGTGCTGCCCCACCTCGTGGTGATCCTGGCCGACGACCTGGGCTACGGCGAGCTCGGCGCGTACGGCCAGAAGCTGATCACCACCCCGCGCATCGACCAACTCGCCGCCGAGGGGCTCCGGTTCACCGACGCCTACTCCGCAGCCGCCGTCTGCGCACCCTCGCGCGCCGCGCTGCTGACCGGCCTGCACACCGGCCACGCCGCCGTCCGCGCCAACCCCTCCAGCGGCGGCCAGGGCAGCCTCGGCGCCGGCGACACCACCTTCGCGGAGGTGCTGCGGGCGCGCGGCTACCGTACGGGCCTGTTCGGCAAGTGGGGCTTCGGCCCCGAACTCGGGGACCAGCCCAGCCACCCGGGCGCGCGCGGCTTCGAGGAGTTCTACGGCTACATCGACCACACCCACGCCCACGAGTACTACCCGGCCTACCTGTGGCACAACGGCGCCAAGGAGACCGTCCCGACGGGCACCTTCGCCCCCGCCGTGATCGCCGACCGCGCCCTCGACTTCATCGACACCCATGCGGCCGGCCCGGACCCCTTCCTCCTCTTCCTGGCCCCGAACCTGCCGCACGCGCCCAGCGACATCCCCGACGTCGGCCCGTACGCCTCGCAGTCGTGGACGCAGGCGAACAAGGCGCACGCGGCGCAGGTGAGCCTCGTCGACCAGCAGGTCGGCGCGGTGGTGGACCGGCTGCGGGCGCGGGGGATCGCGGACCGCACCGTCGTCCTGATCGCCTCGGACAACGGCCCGCACGAGGAGGGCGGGGTGAACCCCGACCTCTTCGACGCCAACGGCCCGCTGCGCGGCTACAAGCGCAACCTGTACGAGGGCGGCGTGCGCATCCCCCTGATCGCCTGGGCCCCGGGCCGGATCGCCGCGGGCACCACCAGCGCCCGCCCCACCCCGCTCTACGACGTCCTGCCCACCCTCGCCGAACTGGCGGGAGCCCCCGCCCCCTCGGACATCGACGGCCTCTCCGCCGCCCCGGTCCTGAACGGCTCGGCCGCCCTCGCACCCCTCCACGGCCACCTGTACTGGTACCGGGACGAGCAGGGCGTCACCAGCCGGGCCAACACGCAGGACGGCGGCAGGGCGACGCGGATCGCCGAGGCGATCCGCAAGGACCAGTGGAAGGCCGTACGGTTCGCCCCGGCGCGGGACCGCACGGCGGCCGACTCCCAGTGGGCCTTCGAGCTCTACAACCTGACGACCGACCTCGGGGAACAGCACGACGTGGCGGCGAAGAACCCGTCGGTGGTCGCGTCCCTGACGGCCCTGCTCCGGGCGTCCTGGTCGGACACGTACCCGCGGCGCGCCTGGGGCCTGACGGCGGTGACGGACGCGACGGCCCTGACCGTCACGACGCGGCTGTCGAACGGCACGAGCCGCCCGTGGCCGGACGCCCGCGTCGCCCTGCGCGTCCCGGCGGGCTGGACGGCCACCCCGGCGGGCCCGGCGGCGACGGACTCCCTGGCCCCGGGCGCCGAGCTGGCCACCATCTGGAACCTGACGGCCCCGCCGTCCGCCGCCGAGACCCTGTTCACGGCGGACTCGACCACCTCCGACTTCCGCTTCACGGCAGCCACCCGGTTCGTCCCGCTGCCGGCGCCGCCCACCCGCGACAGCTACCTGAGCGACCTCCCGTGGGTCTCGGCGGCCAACGGCTGGGGCCCGGTCGAGCTGGACCGCTCCAACGGCAAGAAGCCGGCGGGCGACGGCACCCCGATCTCCTTCGGCGGGACCACGTACGCCAAGGGCCTCGGCGTGCACGCCCCCTCGGAGATCGTCTACCATCTGGGAGGCCGCGCGGACCGCTTCACCGCCCTGGTCGGCATCGACGACTTCTCGACGAAGCAGTCCTCGGCCGGCGCGACCCGCGCGATCGTCCGCGGCGACGGCCGCACGCTGTTCACGTCACCCACGTTGAAGGGCGCCACGGGTCCGGTCCCGGTCGACATCGAC